The region CTGCAATGCCATGCGAACCGCACATTCGATGGCTGTCGATCCATCATCCGAAAAAAACACCCGCTCTAGCTTTGCCCCAGGCAGCAAATTGACAAGCTCACATGCCAACTGAGCCGCAGGCGCATGCGAAAGCCCAAGGAATGAAGTGTGCGCCACCTTCCCCAATTGCTCAGCAATCGCTGAATTGATCGTCGGGTGATTATGGCCATGGATATTCGTCCAGATGGATGCATTGCCATCCAAGTACTCACGTCCCCATTGATCGCGCAGCACACAACCGTGTGCTTTTTCGATCATCAATGGAGCATGTGCAGCTGCGCACCAATCCTCCATTTGGGTAAAAGGGTGCCAAGAGTGGCATTTTTCCAATTCTTCGCACGAACGAAGGACGGGGGGCAGGGCTTGGAGTGATGTCGTCACTTTTAAATAATGCATGTCATTATATAATTGCAAAGCGGGACTTTCTGTTATGTTAGATGATGCCCACAGGACTTTCTGAGCCATCGACTGAACTACAACTGAATGCTGGTGCGCGTCTTGTTGCGGATCCAGCGGGAGGTTTGGCCACGGAGATTATGGCTGTGGCACTTAGAGACCCTTCACTTGTAGGAGTGGATGCGAAGACCTCGCTCTATCCTTGGGATACAGGGTGGAAGGGGCGGAGGCGGAGGATTCTCGGGGGGCGGGGCTATCGCTCGCATTGCTACCATGCGATGTCACGCACCTGCGGTGGGGCGGTGCCTTTCGATGCGGTGGAGAAGGAGGCTCTCCGGCGCATTCTCTGGCGGTTGTCGGAGTTCTCGGGCGTGCGCGTGCTCACCTACTGCATCATGAAAAATCACTTCCATGTGCTGGCTGAGGTGCCTGATCAAAAGGCGTGGCTCCAAGATCACTTCGAGGGCGCGGATGGTGAGCAAAAGCTCATGCGCCACCTGCGAATTCTTTACAGCAAAAGCTACGTTGAGCAGCTCCAGGCAGAACTGGCTGAGTGGCGACGACTGCGGCATCATCACCTCGCTGAAAACCGCATTGCGGCTCTCAAAAAGCGCTTTTGCGACATCTCCGTGTTCATCAAGGAGGTCAAAGAACGCTTCAGCCGGTGGTATAACAAGCGCCATGAGCGCAAGGGCACGCTGTGGATGGATCGGTTCAAGTCGGTGCTGGTGGAGGGCAAAGGTGATCCGCTGTTAACGATGGCGGCTTACATTGATTTGAATCCTGTGCGGGCGGGCATCGTGAGCGATCCGAAGGACTATCGATGGTGTGGCTACGCGGAGGCGCTTGGTGGGAACAGAGAGAGCCAGCGCGGCATCTGTCGGGTCACAGGGCGTGATGAGGATGGATGGAGACGCCAGGGCGCGGCGGAGGGCTATCGGCAGATGCTTTTTGATACGGCCGTGGAGCAAAAAAATGCGGAGGGCGAGGTGCTGCGCCGGGGGGTGAGCCGGGAAAGGGCTCAAGAGGTGCGACTGGAGCGTGGGAAGCTATCTGCGAAGGAACTAATCCGGCAGCGAGTGCGGTATTTCAGTGATGGGGCAGCACTGGGGAGCCGAGAGTTCGTGGAGGAGGTGTTTGAGCGGCAACGAGGGAGTTTTAGCCCGCGAAGACGCTCTGGGGCACGGAGAATGCCACGAACGGAGGAATCGTTTTACACGCTGCGAACGCTGAGCGCAGACCCATGATCAAGTGTAGGGTACTGGGGTGCCTGTACTGTTGGCGAGTGCTTTGAAGCGTGTGATGAGCTCGTTGGTGATTTTGCCGGGTTTTCCATCGCCGATGAGGCGGCGGTCGTATTGCACTGCGGCGATGACTTCTGCGGCGGTGCCGGTGAGGAAGCATTCATCGGCTGTGTACATGTCAAAACGAGTCATGTTGGTTTCCGCGAAGGGCAGTCCCATGGCGACGATCAATTCGATGACGGCACGGCGTGTGATGCCGTCCAGGGCACCGGCGGAGACGGGTGGAGTACTTACTTTGCCGTTTTTCACAATGAAGACGTTGTCGCCGGTGCACTCGGAGACGTAGCCCTGATCATTGAGAATGATGCCTTCTTCACAGCCGGCTTGGATGCACTCGATTTTGGCCATGATGTTGCTGAGATAGTTCAGGCTCTTCACTTGCGGACTGAGTGCGGCGCTGTTGGGGCGGCGGGTGCCACAGGTGATGAGGTGGAGGCCGTTTTCGTAGCGTTCCTTCGGGTAGAGTGTGATGGTGCTGGCGATGATGAAGACGCTGGCTTTGGGGCACTGATATGGATTGAGGCCGAGTGAGCCGACACCGCGTGTGACGACGAGGCGGATGTAGCCATCCCGCAGCTTGTTAGCAGCGACGGTTTCGACAGTGGCTTTTTCCAGCTCCTCGAAGGTCATCGGGATGGTCAGACAGATGGCTTTGGCGCAGTCATAGAGGCGATGAAGATGCTCTGTGAGGCGAAAGACGCGGCCGTTGTAGATGCGGATGCCCTCGAATACCCCGTCGCCATAGAGCAAGCCGTGGTCGAAGACGGAGATCTTCGCCTCGGATTCAGGGACAAGTTTGCCGTCGAGCCAGATGAGGAGGTTTTGGGACATGGGGCGGCTCCAAACCACAAAGGAGGCCCTTTTGCAAGTCGGGAGCGGGTACTGGCATCACTCACCATTCGACATTTTATGCCCTTGATCCGAAAGTGCTCGTCCATGCCCTCTCCCGTCCTCGAAGTCTCCGATCTCACCTTCC is a window of Verrucomicrobiaceae bacterium DNA encoding:
- a CDS encoding chemotaxis protein CheW, producing the protein MSRTCGGAVPFDAVEKEALRRILWRLSEFSGVRVLTYCIMKNHFHVLAEVPDQKAWLQDHFEGADGEQKLMRHLRILYSKSYVEQLQAELAEWRRLRHHHLAENRIAALKKRFCDISVFIKEVKERFSRWYNKRHERKGTLWMDRFKSVLVEGKGDPLLTMAAYIDLNPVRAGIVSDPKDYRWCGYAEALGGNRESQRGICRVTGRDEDGWRRQGAAEGYRQMLFDTAVEQKNAEGEVLRRGVSRERAQEVRLERGKLSAKELIRQRVRYFSDGAALGSREFVEEVFERQRGSFSPRRRSGARRMPRTEESFYTLRTLSADP
- the ilvE gene encoding branched-chain-amino-acid transaminase; protein product: MSQNLLIWLDGKLVPESEAKISVFDHGLLYGDGVFEGIRIYNGRVFRLTEHLHRLYDCAKAICLTIPMTFEELEKATVETVAANKLRDGYIRLVVTRGVGSLGLNPYQCPKASVFIIASTITLYPKERYENGLHLITCGTRRPNSAALSPQVKSLNYLSNIMAKIECIQAGCEEGIILNDQGYVSECTGDNVFIVKNGKVSTPPVSAGALDGITRRAVIELIVAMGLPFAETNMTRFDMYTADECFLTGTAAEVIAAVQYDRRLIGDGKPGKITNELITRFKALANSTGTPVPYT